One Deinococcus carri DNA window includes the following coding sequences:
- a CDS encoding lasso peptide biosynthesis protein, with protein MTYVDDIYAQYGPFGPDGPARQIERFMAKLSPTALRRLMKRQQELKDRIAAQRVSNTRPKPSDVLTSIGDQPPLPVRKLILDLAAEAADQHCELSRNDQCVTFAVYARAMLAELGITARVVIGEATYKMHGTKHVMLHAWVEVGEDLVDGNVDSFEENVSIPNEIRPQPYWGPKRRAPNRTFKETRELTADREVAEIHDDFASMRESVLTRFRQKRPV; from the coding sequence GTGACGTATGTAGACGACATTTATGCCCAGTATGGTCCTTTTGGTCCTGACGGTCCCGCACGGCAGATTGAGCGCTTCATGGCGAAGCTCAGCCCCACAGCCTTACGGCGTCTCATGAAACGGCAGCAGGAACTTAAGGACCGTATCGCGGCTCAACGTGTGAGTAACACTCGTCCCAAGCCGTCGGACGTGTTGACAAGCATTGGTGACCAGCCTCCACTGCCGGTACGGAAATTGATTCTGGACCTGGCGGCAGAAGCAGCGGACCAGCACTGTGAATTAAGCCGAAACGATCAATGTGTGACCTTCGCGGTTTATGCCCGGGCAATGTTGGCGGAATTGGGTATCACGGCCAGAGTGGTGATTGGAGAGGCCACGTACAAGATGCATGGCACCAAGCATGTGATGCTTCACGCATGGGTCGAGGTGGGAGAGGACCTGGTGGATGGGAATGTGGACAGCTTTGAAGAGAACGTCTCTATCCCAAATGAAATTCGGCCTCAGCCCTATTGGGGCCCCAAACGCCGTGCTCCCAACCGCACGTTCAAGGAAACCCGTGAACTGACGGCGGACCGCGAGGTGGCAGAAATCCATGACGACTTTGCCTCAATGCGGGAGAGTGTGTTGACACGCTTCCGCCAAAAGCGCCCCGTGTAA